Proteins encoded in a region of the Mixophyes fleayi isolate aMixFle1 chromosome 5, aMixFle1.hap1, whole genome shotgun sequence genome:
- the CDCA7L gene encoding cell division cycle-associated 7-like protein isoform X1: MDLAAAGKGMSDDEHNDDVLSDKEEEFMPPKRRRFGLRVALQFPSKTSVSKDKKSSDNPPKPKPSLRARKKTSAKEKKPQNVNDVKPEPDSEGGNGKSNQENSNALLKRAMNIKENKAVLAQLLAELNSVPEFFPLKTTTPSKQKKTSRRSFSEAPIERRTNPTRSARPPENFALENFTASAMQFAEHLQKYGKRAFLKRTLSDEEREEILRRRRSSKCNSYRAVEDITEDELENIAVTGKDKIYDKILGSTCHQCRQKTADTKTFCRNPGCGGVRGQFCGPCLRNRYGEDVREALLDPDWVCPPCRDICNCSYCRKRDGRCATGMLIHLAKFAGYDNVKEYLESLQKRLVEDD, from the exons GGCATGAGTGATGATGAGCATAACGACGATGTGCTATCGGACAAGGAGGAGGAATTCATGCCACCTAAAAGGAGAAGGTTTGGACTGCGTGTGGCCCTGCAGTTTCCCAGCAAAACGAGCGTAAGCAAGGATAAAAAGTCTTCCGATAATCCTCCTAAACCAAAGCCGAGCCTGCGGGCCAGAAAAAAAACCTCTGCCAAGGAGAAGAAACCACAAAACGTCAACGATGTAAAACCTGAACCTGATTCAGAGGGAGGAAATGGCAAATCTAACCAGGAAAATTCAAATGCTCTGCTTAAAAGGGCAATgaacataaaagaaaacaaagctgTG CTTGCCCAGCTTCTTGCCGAGCTGAACTCCGTGCCTGAATTCTTTCCTTTGAAAACCACTACTCCCTCT aAGCAGAAAAAGACCAGTCGTAGATCGTTTTCTGAAGCTCCCATTGAAAGGCGCACTAATCCAACCAGGAGTGCACGCCCACCAGAGAATTTTGCATTGGAAAACTTTACTGCATCAGCTATGCAGTTTGCAGAACACCTCCAAAAGTATGGGAAAAGAGCTTTCCTGAAGCGCACACTAAGCGAT GAGGAACGAGAGGAGATTCTAAGAAGGAGGAGATCATCCAAATGCAATTCTTACCGGGCGGTAGAAGACATTACAGAGGACGAATTGGAGAATATTGCGGTGACCGGTAAAGACAAAATTTATGACAAAatattg GGAAGCACTTGTCACCAGTGTCGTCAAAAAACAGCGGACACCAAAACCTTCTGCCGCAATCCTGGCTGTGGTGGCGTCAGGGGCCAATTTTGTGGGCCCTGTCTACGGAATCGCTATGGTGAAGATGTGCGGGAGGCACTTTTGGATCCT gattgggTATGTCCTCCGTGTCGTGACATCTGTAACTGCAGCTATTGCCGCAAGAGAGATGGACGCTGTGCCACAGGGATGCTTATTCACCTGGCAAAATTTGCTGGTTATGACAACGTCAAAGAATATCTTGAAAG CTTACAAAAACGACTGGTGGAAGACGACTGA
- the CDCA7L gene encoding cell division cycle-associated 7-like protein isoform X2 — MSDDEHNDDVLSDKEEEFMPPKRRRFGLRVALQFPSKTSVSKDKKSSDNPPKPKPSLRARKKTSAKEKKPQNVNDVKPEPDSEGGNGKSNQENSNALLKRAMNIKENKAVLAQLLAELNSVPEFFPLKTTTPSKQKKTSRRSFSEAPIERRTNPTRSARPPENFALENFTASAMQFAEHLQKYGKRAFLKRTLSDEEREEILRRRRSSKCNSYRAVEDITEDELENIAVTGKDKIYDKILGSTCHQCRQKTADTKTFCRNPGCGGVRGQFCGPCLRNRYGEDVREALLDPDWVCPPCRDICNCSYCRKRDGRCATGMLIHLAKFAGYDNVKEYLESLQKRLVEDD, encoded by the exons ATGAGTGATGATGAGCATAACGACGATGTGCTATCGGACAAGGAGGAGGAATTCATGCCACCTAAAAGGAGAAGGTTTGGACTGCGTGTGGCCCTGCAGTTTCCCAGCAAAACGAGCGTAAGCAAGGATAAAAAGTCTTCCGATAATCCTCCTAAACCAAAGCCGAGCCTGCGGGCCAGAAAAAAAACCTCTGCCAAGGAGAAGAAACCACAAAACGTCAACGATGTAAAACCTGAACCTGATTCAGAGGGAGGAAATGGCAAATCTAACCAGGAAAATTCAAATGCTCTGCTTAAAAGGGCAATgaacataaaagaaaacaaagctgTG CTTGCCCAGCTTCTTGCCGAGCTGAACTCCGTGCCTGAATTCTTTCCTTTGAAAACCACTACTCCCTCT aAGCAGAAAAAGACCAGTCGTAGATCGTTTTCTGAAGCTCCCATTGAAAGGCGCACTAATCCAACCAGGAGTGCACGCCCACCAGAGAATTTTGCATTGGAAAACTTTACTGCATCAGCTATGCAGTTTGCAGAACACCTCCAAAAGTATGGGAAAAGAGCTTTCCTGAAGCGCACACTAAGCGAT GAGGAACGAGAGGAGATTCTAAGAAGGAGGAGATCATCCAAATGCAATTCTTACCGGGCGGTAGAAGACATTACAGAGGACGAATTGGAGAATATTGCGGTGACCGGTAAAGACAAAATTTATGACAAAatattg GGAAGCACTTGTCACCAGTGTCGTCAAAAAACAGCGGACACCAAAACCTTCTGCCGCAATCCTGGCTGTGGTGGCGTCAGGGGCCAATTTTGTGGGCCCTGTCTACGGAATCGCTATGGTGAAGATGTGCGGGAGGCACTTTTGGATCCT gattgggTATGTCCTCCGTGTCGTGACATCTGTAACTGCAGCTATTGCCGCAAGAGAGATGGACGCTGTGCCACAGGGATGCTTATTCACCTGGCAAAATTTGCTGGTTATGACAACGTCAAAGAATATCTTGAAAG CTTACAAAAACGACTGGTGGAAGACGACTGA